The Xylophilus rhododendri region AGAAGCTCACCCAGAAGGTCAAGCGGGTGCTGGTGGTGGAAGACGACAAGCTGCAGCGCGAAAGCATCGTGCACCTGATCGGCGACGAGGACGTGGAGATCACCGCCGTCGACGAAGGCAACAAGGCCCTGGAGCTGCTGCGCGACCAGGTCTTCGACTGCATGGTGATCGACCTGAAGCTGCCCGACATGACCGGCAACGAGCTGCTGCGCCGCATGTCCGGCGACGACATCCGGGCCTTCCCGCCGGTCATCGTCTATACCGGCCGCAACCTCACCCGGGAGGAAGAGGCCGACCTGATGCGCTACTCGCATTCCATCATCATCAAGGGCGCGCGCTCGCCCGAGCGGCTGCTCGACGAGGTGACGCTCTTCCTGCACAAGGTCGAGGCTGAACTCTCCAACGAACGCCAGACCATGCTGCGCACCGCGCGCAACCGCGACAAGGTCTTCGAAGGCCGCAAGGTGCTGCTGGTGGACGACGACGTGCGCAACATCTTCGCCCTGACCAGCGCGCTGGAGCACAAGGGCGCCTTCGTGGAAGTGGGCCGCAACGGCCGCGAGGCGCTGGAGCGCCTGGCCGAGGTGCCCGACATCGACCTGATCCTGATGGACGTGATGATGCCGGAGATGGACGGCCTGGAGGCCACCCGCCGCATCCGCCTGAACCCGGCCTGGCAGAAGCTGCCGATCATCACCATCACCGCCAAGGCGATGAAGGACGACCAAGACCAGTGCCTGAAGGCCGGCGCCAACGACTACCTGGCCAAGCCGGTGGACCTGGACCGCCTGTTCTCGCTGCTGCGCGTCTGGATGCCGAAGATGGAACGCTCGGCGGTGTGAGGGAGGCGATGGTGCTCGAGTCCGATTCCGAGGTGCGCGGCTCCGTGTTCGGCCACGGGCCGGGCCCGGCCGCGCCGGTGTCCGCGGTGGACATCGAACTGAAGCTGCTCGTCGAAGCGATCTACCTCCGCTACAACCACGACTTCCGCGACTACTCCGGCGCCTCGCTGCGCCGCCGCGTGCTGTATGCGCTGACCCAGTTCGACTGCGCCACCATCTCCGCGCTGCAGGAGAAGGTGCTGCACGACCCGACCGCCTTCCACCGCCTGCTGCAATACCTGACGGTGCCGGTCAGCGAGATGTTCCGCGACCCCAGCTACTTCCTGGCCCTGCGCCAGCAGGTGGTGCCGGTGCTGCGCACCTATCCCTCGATCAAGGTGTGGATCGCCGGCTGCAGCACCGGCGAGGAGGTCTACTCCATGGCCATCCTGCTGCGCGAGGAGGGGCTGCTGGAGCGCACCATCCTCTACGCCACCGACATCAATCCGCATTCGCTGGACAGCGCGCGCCAGGGCATCTTCGCCCTGCAGCGCATCAAGGCCTATACCGCCAACTACCACCAGGCCGGCGGCCTGCGCGGCCTGTCGGACTACTACACGGCGGCCTACGACGGCGCGCTGTTCGACCGCTCGCTGCGCGACCACATCACCTTCGCCGACCACAGCCTGGCCACCGACAGCGTGTTCTCGGAGACGCATTTCATCTCCTGCCGCAATGTGCTGATCTACTTCAACAAGCGGCTGCAGGACCGGGCCATCGGCCTGTTCAACGAGTCGCTGTGCCGCCGCGGCTTCCTGGGCCTGGGCAGCAAGGAGACGCTGGACTTCTCCGAGCATGCCGCCAGCTTCGAGCCCCTGGTGCGCTCCGAACGCATCTACCGCAAGCGCTGAGCATCCATGGTTCCCGCCCGCGGCATGCCCGCCCGTCCACCGATCGAGGCCATCGCCATCGGCGCCAGCGCCGGCGGCGTGACCGCGCTGCTCCAGCTCTTCGCGGTGCTGGGGCCGGACTTCCGGCTGCCGATCTTCGTGGTGCTGCACATGCCCGAGGACCACGACAGCGGCCTGGCCGAGCTGTTCGACGCGCGCCTGCCGATCCCGGTGCACGAGGCCATCGACAAGATGGCGATCGAGCCCGGAAGCCTGTATTTTTCGCCGCCCGGCTATCACCTGCAGGTCGAGGCCGATGGCAGCTTTTCGCTGAGCTGCGAGCCGCCGGTGCTGTTCTCGCGTCCGTCCATCGACGTGCTGTTCGAGACCGCCGCCTTCGCCTACGGCAGCCGCCTGGCCGCCATCCTGCTGACCGGTGCCAGCGAGGACGGCGCCGCCGGCCTGGCCGCCGTGCACGCGCTGGGCGGATTCACCGCGGTGCAGGACCCCGCCGACGCCCAGATCGCCACCATGCCCCAGGCGGCCATAGACCGCCATCCACCCGACCGTGTGCTGCCGCTATCCGGGCTGCAGCACTTGCTTTTGGAACTTCACAATGCCGCCCGTCCAATCGCTGCCGAGGCCAGCCGAAAGGCATGATCCGCCCGTGACAGCCGTCTCCGTCCGTCCCATGCCGCCCGTCGCCCGCATCCTCATCGTCGATGACCTGCCCGAGAACCTGCTCGCGCTCGAAGCCCTGATCCGCCAGGACGGCATCGTGGTGCACCAGGCCAGTTCAGCCGACGGTGCGCTGACCCTGCTGCTGCAGCAGGAGTTCGCCCTGGCCATCCTGGATGTGCAGATGCCCGGCATGAACGGCTTCGAACTCGCCGAGATGATGCGCGGCACCGAGCGCACCCGGCATATCCCGATCGTCTTCGTCAGCGCCGCCGGCAGCGAACTCGACTACGCGTTTCGCGGCTACGAATCGGGCGCGGTCGACTTCCTGCACAAGCCGATCGATCCGCATGCGGTGCGCAGCAAGGTCACCGTCTTCGTGGACCTGTGGCGCCAGCGCCGGGCGGTGCGCACCCAGCTCGAAGAGCTGGAAGAGGCGCGGCGCCAGCAGCAGGTGCTGCTGGAGGAACTGCAGACCACCCAGCACGAGCTGCAGCGCGCGGTGCGCATGCGCGACGAGTTCATGTCCATGGTCTCGCACGAGATGCGCACGCCGCTCAACACGCTCTTCCTGGAAGCCCAGGTGCGCAAGATGCACCTGGCGCGCAACAACCTCAAGGCCTTCGAGCCGGTGCCGCTGAAGGCCATGGTGGACCGCGACGAACGCCAGATCCAGGCCATGATCCGGCTGATCGACGACATGCTGGACGTCACCCGGCTGCGCCGCGGCACGCTGTCGATCACGCCGAAGCGCTTCGACATCGCGGTGCTGATGCGCGGCATCGTGGAAGGCTTCTGCCAGCAGGCGGCGGCGGTCGAATGCCCGTTGGCGCTGCACGCGCCCCAGACGCTGGCGGTGGAACTCGACGAATTCCGCATCGAACAGGTGGTGGCCAACCTGCTGACCAATGCCTTCCGCTACGGCCCGGGCAAGACGGTGAACCTGAGCCTGCGCGAGCACGACGCCGGCGTCGAGATCGCGGTGCAGGACCAGGGCCGCGGCATCGCGCCGCAGGACACCCAGCGCATCTTCGAGCAGTTCGAGCGTGCGGTGGACAACAAGGTCTCCGCCGGCCTGGGGCTGGGCCTGTTCATCGTGCGGCAGATCGTGCAGGCGCACGGCGGCCGCATCGCGGTGGAGAGTGTGCTGGGGGAGGGCTCGACCTTCACCGTCTGGCTGCCGCGCATCGCGCAACCGGCCGGCCAGGGCTAGAGGGCCGGCCCGCCCGGGCCCGGCCCGGGCTGCTTCAGGCCATGATCCATTCGGCCGTGCCTTGCTGCCAGGCGCCCAGGGCGTCCTGCTGCAGCACGGCGGCCGTGCCTTCGTCGGGCTCCAGCTGGCTGGCGAAGGCCGAGATCGCATGGCGTTTGGCGTCCGCCAGATCCGCCGGCACCTCCACCCGCTGCAGCATGCGGTGCAGCAGGCGGCCATGGGCGGCGTGCGATGGCACCAGCGACCACACGGGAAATTCAAAGCAGCGCGCGCCGACGGTGCGGCAGGCGCTCAAGGCCGCGCGTGCACAGGCTTCGTGGTCGGGGTGGCCGTCGTGGCGCCAGGGGACGAATACCGTGTCGTTCGAACCCAGGGGCAGCAGTTCGGCGAGTTTGCGTTCATGCGCCGGCAGACCGCCATCGGGCAGGCCCAGGCGCAGCACCTGGGGCGAGATGGCCAGGCGGCGCAGGGCCA contains the following coding sequences:
- a CDS encoding CheR family methyltransferase; translated protein: MVLESDSEVRGSVFGHGPGPAAPVSAVDIELKLLVEAIYLRYNHDFRDYSGASLRRRVLYALTQFDCATISALQEKVLHDPTAFHRLLQYLTVPVSEMFRDPSYFLALRQQVVPVLRTYPSIKVWIAGCSTGEEVYSMAILLREEGLLERTILYATDINPHSLDSARQGIFALQRIKAYTANYHQAGGLRGLSDYYTAAYDGALFDRSLRDHITFADHSLATDSVFSETHFISCRNVLIYFNKRLQDRAIGLFNESLCRRGFLGLGSKETLDFSEHAASFEPLVRSERIYRKR
- a CDS encoding chemotaxis protein CheB encodes the protein MPARPPIEAIAIGASAGGVTALLQLFAVLGPDFRLPIFVVLHMPEDHDSGLAELFDARLPIPVHEAIDKMAIEPGSLYFSPPGYHLQVEADGSFSLSCEPPVLFSRPSIDVLFETAAFAYGSRLAAILLTGASEDGAAGLAAVHALGGFTAVQDPADAQIATMPQAAIDRHPPDRVLPLSGLQHLLLELHNAARPIAAEASRKA
- a CDS encoding hybrid sensor histidine kinase/response regulator, whose translation is MPPVARILIVDDLPENLLALEALIRQDGIVVHQASSADGALTLLLQQEFALAILDVQMPGMNGFELAEMMRGTERTRHIPIVFVSAAGSELDYAFRGYESGAVDFLHKPIDPHAVRSKVTVFVDLWRQRRAVRTQLEELEEARRQQQVLLEELQTTQHELQRAVRMRDEFMSMVSHEMRTPLNTLFLEAQVRKMHLARNNLKAFEPVPLKAMVDRDERQIQAMIRLIDDMLDVTRLRRGTLSITPKRFDIAVLMRGIVEGFCQQAAAVECPLALHAPQTLAVELDEFRIEQVVANLLTNAFRYGPGKTVNLSLREHDAGVEIAVQDQGRGIAPQDTQRIFEQFERAVDNKVSAGLGLGLFIVRQIVQAHGGRIAVESVLGEGSTFTVWLPRIAQPAGQG
- a CDS encoding PIG-L deacetylase family protein — its product is MDAVIAQYKPKMRVAHRPHAPWVSNARPIATPRSQSTTPEQLVPAGQRVVVLAPHPDDEVLALGATVAALARAGREVLIIAATDGEASHPHSTRWTPETLRTVRPHESELALRRLAISPQVLRLGLPDGGLPAHERKLAELLPLGSNDTVFVPWRHDGHPDHEACARAALSACRTVGARCFEFPVWSLVPSHAAHGRLLHRMLQRVEVPADLADAKRHAISAFASQLEPDEGTAAVLQQDALGAWQQGTAEWIMA